One window of Marmota flaviventris isolate mMarFla1 chromosome 5, mMarFla1.hap1, whole genome shotgun sequence genomic DNA carries:
- the Gabrp gene encoding gamma-aminobutyric acid receptor subunit pi, whose protein sequence is MSYGLRLTFVCLSLLAPRMCVQGNQFNIEVRRSDKLSLPGFENLTAGYNKFLRPNFGGEPVQIALTLDIASISSISESNMDYTATIYLRQRWTDPRLVFEGNKSFTLDARLVEFLWVPDTYIVESKKSFLHEVTVGNRLIRLFSNGTVLYALRITTTVACNMDLSKYPMDTQTCKLQLESWGYDGNDVEFTWLRGNDSVRGLENLRLAQYTIQRYFTLVTRSQQETGNYTRLVLQFELRRNVLYFILETYVPSTFLVVLSWVSFWISLDSVPARTCIGVTTVLSMTTLMIGSRTSLPNTNCFIKAIDVYLGICFSFVFGALVEYAIAHYSSLQQMEAKDKGTAKEVEEVNITNIINSSLSSFKRKISFATIEISGDNVDYSNMTMKTSDKFKFVFREKMGRIVDYFTIQNPSNVDRYSKLLFPLVFMLANVFYWAYYLYF, encoded by the exons ATGAGCTACGGTCTCCGGCTGACCTTCGTGTGTCTGAGCCTCTTGGCTCCAAG GATGTGCGTCCAGGGGAACCAGTTCAACATCGAGGTCAGAAGAAGTGACAAGCTCTCCCTGCCTGGCTTTGAGAACCTCACAGCAGGATATAACAAATTTCTCAGGCCCAACTTTGGTG GAGAACCAGTTCAGATAGCGCTGACTCTGGACATCGCAAGCATCTCTAGTATTTCCGAGAGTAACATG GACTACACGGCCACCATATACCTCCGACAGCGCTGGACAGACCCGCGGCTGGTGTTTGAAGGCAACAAGAGCTTCACTCTGGACGCCCGACTGGTGGAGTTCCTCTGGGTGCCTGACACCTACATTGTGGAGTCCAAGAAGTCCTTCCTCCACGAAGTCACTGTGGGAAACAGACTCATCCGCCTCTTCTCCAACGGCACAGTCCTGTATGCGCTCAG aatcACAACGACTGTGGCATGCAACATGGACCTGTCCAAGTACCCCATGGACACGCAGACGTGCAAGCTGCAGCTGGAGAGCT GGGGCTATGATGGAAATGACGTGGAGTTCACCTGGCTGAGAGGGAACGATTCCGTGCGAGGGCTGGAAAACCTGCGGCTTGCTCAGTATACCATACAACGCTACTTCACCTTAGTCACCAGGTCCCAGCAGGAGACAG GAAATTACACCCGGTTGGTCTTGCAATTTGAGCTGCGGAGGAATGTCCTGTACTTCATTCTGGAAACCTATGTTCCCTCCACTTTTCTGGTGGTGCTGTCCTGGGTTTCATTTTGGATCTCCCTGGATTCTGTCCCTGCAAGAACCTGCATCG GAGTGACCACTGTGTTATCAATGACCACACTGATGATCGGGTCCCGCACGTCGCTTCCCAACACCAACTGCTTCATCAAAGCCATCGACGTGTACCTGGGGATCTGCTTTAGCTTTGTGTTTGGGGCCTTGGTGGAGTACGCTATTGCTCACTACAGCTCCCTGCAGCAGATGGAAGCCAAGGACAAG GGCACGGCGAAGGAGGTGGAAGAAGTCAACATCACTAACATCATCAACAGCTCCCTCTCCAGCTTTAAGCGGAAGATCAGCTTTGCCACCATTGAAATCTCGGGTGACAATGTTGACTACAGCAACATGACAATGAAAACCAGCGACAAGTTCAAGTTCGTCTTCCGAGAAAAGATGGGCAGGATTGTGGATTATTTCACAATTCAAAACCCCAGCAATGTTGATCGATATTCCAAACTACTGTTCCCTTTGGTTTTTATGCTAGCCAATGTTTTCTACTGGGCATACTACCTATACTTCTGA